tgggtgtgtgtgtgtgtgtgtgtgtgtccagtgtgtgtgtgtgtgtgtgtccagtgggtgtgtgtgtgtttgtccagtgggtgtgtgtgtccaggtgtgtgtgtgtccagtgtgtgtgtgtgtgtgtgtgtgtttgtccagtgtgtgtgtgtgtgtgtgtgtgtgtgtgtgtgtgtgtgtgtgtgtgtgtgtgtgtgtgtgtgtgtgtgtgtgtgtgtgtgtgtgtttgtccagtgtgtgtgtgtgtgtgtgtgtgtgtgtgtgtgtgtgtgtgtgtgtgtgtgtgtgtgtgtgtgtgtgtgtgtgtgtgtgtgtgtgtgtgtgtgtcgtgtgtgtgtgtccagtgtgtgtgagtccagtgtgtgtgtgtgtgtgtgtgtgagtccagtgtgtgtgtgtgtgtgtgtgtgtgtgtgtgtgtgtgtgtgtgtgtgtgtgtgtgtgtgtgtgtgtgtgtgtgtgtgtgtgtgtgtgtgtgtgtgtgtgagtccagtatgtgtgtgtgtgagtccagtgtgtgtgtgtgtgtgagagtccagtgtgtgagtccagtgtgagAGTCCAGTgtgagagtccagtgtgtgtgtgtgtgtgtgtgtgtgtgtgtgtgagtccagtgtgtgtgtgtgtgagtccagtgtgtgtgtgtgtgagtccagtgtgtgtgtgtgtccagagtgtgtcaactgtgtgtgtgtatccagtgtgtgtgtccatgtgtgtgtgtgtgtgtgtgtgtgtgtgtgtgtgtctagtgtgtgtgtgcccagtgtgtgtgtgtgtgtgtgtgtgcccagtgtgtgtttgcccagtgtgtgtgtgtgtgtgtttgtcaagtgtgtgtgtgtgtttgtccagtttgtgtgtgtgtgtgtgagagtccagtgtgtgtgtgtttgtccagtgtgtgtgtgtgtgtgtgtccagtgtgtgtgtgtccaatgtgtgtttgtccagtgtgtgtttgtgtgtgtgtgtgtgtgtgagtccagtgtgtgtgtgtttgtccagtgtgtgtgtgtccagtgtttgtgtgtgtgtgtttgtccagtgtgtgtgtgtgtgtggtgtgtgtgtgtgtgtgtgggtccagtgggtgtgtgtgtgtgtgtgtgtgtgtgtgtgtgtgttggtgtgggtccagtgtgtttgtgtgtgtgtgtgtgtgtgtgttggttattatttcagggacagtGAGGAGTCAAcataaaccctaaaccctggatagaggggctcagtgaatgtggaggtgaatgtgatcaggtgggtcagtgtgtcagaggaggctctatagaaggacagagtgccggctagccagtccagatacactcctactctgtgggagctggaggaggggacgtctatggtagtggagttattattgtgACAGGCAATGTAACTGtcgtcagagcagaacagactccaggacttgttattgtgtccaagccaacagtcatcaccccatcctctcctgttgattcctttatatgtcactcctatatcagCCTTTCTCCCAGTCCACTctgcctcccagtaacagcgcccagtcagaccctctctacacagcacctgtccacAGTCcataaatctctctgggtgatcaggatacggctgcttctctctcctacatgtcacctttctgttctcctcagacagagagaggagtctgtttactgtgtttaggtccagtgtgagatcacagacatctgatggatgaaaccagacacaatattagaaatcatcatcattcacattagaatgttaataactcacttttcactaattcatttaatgtagatgtttctaggtatcaaagggagaagttaaggtaacttgagacttgttgaatgatcatatgttatactgtatggtaatataaaacacacttattcccattaattacacacacacacacacacacacacacacacacacacacacacacacacacatttcttatgTAACATGAAcgcgccacacacacagacacacaaattgtcatatcaactctttgtaaacgttggtgtccctgatttctgcttctgtagaactacagctgatatttaacctctatgggaccggcgggacgaattcgtcccacctacgtaacagccactgccatcctgtggcgcgattttcaaaatcttcaaaatcatattacttcaatttctgaaacatatgactattttacagccatttaaagataagactctcgttaatctaaccacactgtccgatttcaaaaaggctttacaacgaaagcaaaacattagattatgtcagcagagtaccaagccagaaataatcagacacccatttttcaagccagcatataatgtcaccaaaacccagaagacagctaaatgcagcactcacctttgatgatcttcatcagatgacaaccctaggacattatgttatacaatacatgcatgttttgttcaatcaagttcatatttatatcaaaaaccagctttttacattagcatgtgacgttcagaactagcataccccccgcaaacttacggggaattcgctaacattttactaaattactcacgataaatgttcacaaaaagcataacaattattttaagaattatagatacagacctcctctatgcactcgatatgtccgattttaaaatagctttttggtgaaagcacattttgcaatattctaagtacatagcccaggcatcacgggctcgctatttagacacccggcaagtttagcactcaccataatcatatttactattataaaaatgtcattaccttttgttgtcttcgtcagaatgcacacccaggacgtctacttcaataacaaatgttggtttggtccaaaataatccatcgttatatccgaatagcggcgttttgttcgtgcgttccagacactatccgaaatagtaaagaagtgtcggcgcttggcgcaattcctgacaataaaattcaaagtattccattgccgtacgtcgaagcatgtcaaccgctgtttaaaatcaatttttacgtcatttttctcgtagaaagcgataaaattccgacagggaatctccttttcggcaaacagaggaaaaaatcccaaaggcgggggcggtcggggtcacgcgcataagctagtgtctcttgatgggccacttgagaaaggcgataatgtgtttcagcctggggctggaatgacgacattctctttttcccgggctctgagcgcctatggacgacgtgggaagtgtcacgttagagcagagatccttagtaaatgatagagatggcaaagaagttccagaaatggtcagacaggccacttcctgtaaaggaatctctcaggttttgacctgccatttgagttctgttatactcacagacaccattcaaacagttttagaaaatttagggtgttttctatccatatgtaataagtatatgcatattctagttactgagtaggagtggtaaccagattaaatcgggtatgttttttatccagccgtgtcaatgctgccccctagccctaacaggttaatatgaccaagtcagtaatgatggtttttgatataaatatgaacttgattgaacaaatcatgcatgtattgtataacataatgtcctaggggtgtcatctgatgaagatcatcaaaggttagtgctgcatttagctgtagtttgggtttatgtgacattacatgctagcttgaaaaatgggtgtctgattatttctggctgggtactctgctgacataatctaatgttttgctttcgttgtaaagcctttttgaaatcggacagtgtggttagattaacgagagtcttgtctttaaaatggtgtaaaatagtcatatgtttgagaaattgaagtaatagcatttctaaggtatttgaatatcgcgccactggattacactggctgttgagtaagcatcccacctagcccataaagGTTAACAGAATGacctaaaactcaatattctataagagcctaatgttcagcttcctgtgtcaaccagaagtgccttaaaatggtgttataggggctgttttgaagggttaaaatggtcagatctttccacaacttcatatgtgtgactaggcaaccctcatgaactgtaaatcagtcatttatcccatcagatgtcaaagaaaagctctctcacacacacacacacagcaaggacggagtgacacagtgcggtgcttaaagacacaaagagcctgcaatggcattaccattatctctaggctgagACGAGTTCAATGAGACGCGGCACAGActcggtctgagcgcagcgaccgtgagaaaactaggcccaaaatgatgcctgcaccaatatgtcaagtgcttatgggtgacagtgagagtaccgttagggttagaagcacaattcaacctcatgagcgttcctgaggtcctcccgatctgtgcaagcctaaccccgaccctgtggcattaacccttcacagtgaaaagaaggtgtttagatcaaactgtgtgcaatgacttctctccccataggaatacattgactattctccaaaattcaacctgaagcctatgtgggttatgaatgccttatgaacctatcttctataacaatccatcaggctactgtgaggtctacctgtgtcgattctaaggttcctggagccaccggaagttgttaaaaacaccctagagctattgtcatataacctgcacatagtgaaaatcaccaactcaaccatgtgtcattcagtcaatttttaaggtagagacttcatattcaggattctgtttatgtctaccccaaagacaacgtgtgttgagtaataacttcctgtgacaactggaagtggttaaaaacagccaagagctat
The genomic region above belongs to Salmo salar unplaced genomic scaffold, Ssal_v3.1, whole genome shotgun sequence and contains:
- the LOC123731737 gene encoding stonustoxin subunit beta-like — translated: MKPGLRKYVCDLTLDLNTVNRLLSLSEENRKVTCRREKQPYPDHPERFMDCGQVLCREGLTGRCYWEAEWTGRKADIGVTYKGINRRGWGDDCWLGHNNKSWSLFCSDDSYIACHNNNSTTIDVPSSSSHRVGVYLDWLAGTLSFYRASSDTLTHLITFTSTFTEPLYPGFRVYVDSSLSLK